The Hypanus sabinus isolate sHypSab1 chromosome 5, sHypSab1.hap1, whole genome shotgun sequence genome has a segment encoding these proteins:
- the mtap gene encoding S-methyl-5'-thioadenosine phosphorylase isoform X1, whose protein sequence is MFSHNEMRAVLDKKDANTLKESAGLADEVVLTRRVEFTLEGSCPESNWEDQENLEFEKGMGIESLEEADVPFECVQDVDAHGTEPSNETQEMSEVSDLVEKECSPFGSDGLGSVKKGLTLVLVGSENSQLFVFEGVFKVSEEIKDGDVDIIIEGKGKSVVPKLTKENLKSGLMSEAVTRLKEQWLVNKVPADQLQFDLECKDTTLANVIQGCAVKRQNLKCCLDKEGSLANVNLKTNRMKGPEDKTNELLKKKELCGSSEDGLSLKNIVDKITPMKGVCESLFHTGEQANHLRVKWKRGEG, encoded by the coding sequence atgttttcccataatgaaatgagggcagtcctagataaAAAGGATGCCaataccttgaaggagtctgctgggttggcagatgaggttgttttaacccgcagggttgagtttactctggaagggagttgcccagagagtaactgggaggatcaggagaacttagaatttgaaaaggggatgggtattgaaagcctggaagaggcagatgtcccgtttgagtgtgttcaagatgtggatgcacatggtactgaacctagtaatgaaactcaggaaatgtctgaggtatctgatttagttgaaaaggaatgcagtccttttgggtcagatggacttggttcagtgaagaaagggttaaccttggtactagtgggaagtgagaattcccagttgtttgtgttcgaaggtgtgttcaaagttagtgaggagataaaagatggtgatgtggatattattattgaaggaaaagggaaaagtgtagttcctaaattgactaaagaaaatttaaagtctggattgatgtcagaagcagtaaccaggctgaaggaacaatggcttgttaacaaggtgcctgcggatcaattacagtttgatttggaatgtaaagataCCACActcgctaatgttattcaagggtgtgctgtgaagaggcagaatttgaaatgttgtttggacaaagagggatcacttgcaAATGTTaacctgaaaactaatagaatgaagggtcctgaagataaaactaatgaaTTGCTTAAAAagaaagaattgtgtggaagttcagaagatgggctaagtttgaaaaacattgttgataaaataactcctatgaaaggagtatgcgaaagcctattccacactggtgagcaagctaaccacttgagagttaagtggaaaaggggcGAAGGTTGA